AGATTTACGCAGGAATCACACAagagaggggcttcagagttaatgggcacaGAAAGATAACagcaggatccaactgcattcctttctagttgagttgtggcctctgggccctagtgttactttgttctgggggagctcccaccacaCATATACCGTCCACCAAGTGTTTACATCCCTAATTCATAGAGACGAATTCGTAGAAGATACTGgtaccgagcaggaccctgtggggctccaggGCACAAACTCTTTgtatcccccttttttttttattttattttattttattttattaagctctttattggaatataattgccttatatttttttggggggggtacatcaggttcaatcatctgtttttatacacatatccccatattccctcccttccttgactccccccctcgagtcccccccaccctccctgccccagtcctctaaggcatcttccatccttgagttggactccctttgttatacaacaacttcccactgactattttacagttggtagtatatatatgtctgtgctactctctcgcttcgtctctcccccatttcttgattacaggaaataggcttcattcagtctccatgaccttccctgagttccaagggcAGGTTCACACAgatgctaatcagggaagggaggggttgcGGAGATAAGGGAGGAGCACCTGAGAAACAacagagcagccttggggcaggtcctggtcTCCCCTCTAAGGGACACACacaacagtatctttgagctgttttgcagatactgaaacccccaccagatggGAGAAGTTACCTGTCTGCagcccacaagcacgtagaccccagaccagctggaaccagaaggtcgGTGATGCTGACTCCcgatgacctcaccaccaaccaatcagaagacagaccacgagctgatcacgccctctttgaaccattactagaAAACTCCTCACTGCCCCCTCCAGGGGGTACACACAGGTTTGAGGGCTTGAGCCCGCTGTGaccccctctgcctggcaaagcaataaagctattcctttctacttcacccaaaactctgtctctgagaattAATGCCGTGCCAGAGTACAGAAGCCGGATTCAACTTCAATACCAATGGCTCACCAAGTGCAGAGAAATGGACCTGTTACCAAGCCCCAGAGATGACGTGTTGAGGGAAGgcatacgactttatttggaaaacccGGCAGATCAAGAAGATAGCAGAATAAAGTCTCAAAATAACCGTCATATCAGGGTCTGGATTCCAGTTTCTTTTACAgggcagagatggggaggagatgaggaagtagagTAAAAAGGCCAAACATTTTGCAAAATATCCCCTGGAATAaccagcctcggggaggggatgtgttaatttctcctttcttgcagccatccacaggcagacagggtcaggatgcttccctgaacaaaggcactttggtttaacattcaggcagaggggccattgtgtatagacagcatccttttagtgaacaaaagcaatgggaagcaaaggttaaagtaaaagaaacagatccaacatgttgGCAGAtatagctcttccctgttacaggcCAGCATAGCAGAACGCTTTGTGTGCACGTCAGAGAAGGGCAGGAAGGGAAATCATCATTTATAAGAACTGAAACCCTGGCGACTTTTGCTCACTGATTGTCCTCTTTCTGTCCAAGACTCTCCGATCCTCCACCAGGTGCAGCCAGAAGCAGTTTTCAAGCTGTAAAGCAAACAGGCTGCTCCTTGAAGTTTTCTTCTCTAAGAAAAGTACCATTAGGACGACACCTTTCCCCACCACCCAGGTCTGTGAGCATCCCGTCTGGAGCCTGCCTGCTCACATGGTCAGAGCTCCTGGGAGCCTTCGGCAAATCCCAAAGCTGAGCCTGGATGGGCCAGTGGGAACCCAGGAGCCCACCTCTGTCTGAGGGACCGGCAGGCTCAGCAGACAGCCACCAGCCCCTGAACAAAGATGCTTCAGTGCCGTGGAGGACCAGTCTCAAGTGGGGAGGTTTTCTAGGAAGTTGAGAGGAGTCATTGCAGATCCAAAAAGAGAAGCCAATGTTCATTGTCTCTCTTTCTAAACCCCACAccctagggcagtggttctcaaggagtgagggaggggcagggagagcaattttgcccccaggggacatatttggagacatttttggtcgtCACAGCTGGGCAGGGGAGGGTTGATACTGGCCTGGAATAGGTAGAGAGAAGCTGTCAAACATCCTACGGTGCTCAGGACAGCGCAGCCCACCCCCGCCATcacctggccccaaatgtcatGACTGCCAAGGCTGAGAATCCCCTCTCTTGAGGAGAAACATTTGGTATCATCACAAGACTGCCCTCTGGCATGTCAGAGCTCACAAATGCAGAGAAGGGAGTTAGACTCAGATTCCCATCTCTCTACCCCTCAACCTCCACCAATTCCATGACTGCCTAACCatctgaaatggaaaaaacagacaaaaacaacaacCATCTATacggaacatatatacaatggaatactactcagccataaaaaagaatgaaataacgccatttgcagcaacacggatggacctagagatgatcatactaagtgcagtaagtcagacagagaaaggcaaatattatatgtcacatacatgtggaatctaaaatatggcaccaacgaacatatctatgaaacagaaacagactcacagacatagagaacagacttgtggttgccaagcctgggggtgggggagagggatggactgggaagttgggattagcagatgcaaactattacatttagaatggataaacaaggtcctacagtacagcacagggaactatattcaatattctgtaataaaccagaatggaaaacaatacaaaaaaagaatgtatagaggtgtataactgagccactttgctgtacagcagagattggcacagcattgtaagtcagctatatttcaatgttttaaaagtGATAAGTATGCTACAAAGTAaagttcaacttaaaaaaaacaaacatcttcTCCCAAAGACTAGAATAAAAGAAGGATGAAGTTAGATCTCCTAGTTTCATGTTGCCACTAATCTCAGGAGGATGCCTGCCAGACAGACAGCTCTAAGAGAAGGAGTAGAAGTGAGGTCCAGTCCCCCTCATGGCCACAATGAAAGCTGAAGCTGGCGGAGCTTGGGGTCCTTCCGGACAAGGGCTTTCCGTGCGTTTCACAAAGATACCTGTGAGCATTGAAGAGTTTTGATAATTCCAGAAGTGCACTCACCTCTTCATCTTGAGGAATTTCAAGAGATCAAAGTGCCCATCCAGGTGGGGAGCTGAGGTCTGGCCTGGAGACCTGGAGAGAACGTGGTCTCGCACCGTCCTTCATAACGGTTAGGCCCGAGGTTCAAGGCGGATGTGAGAAGAGTTCTGGGCCCTCATGAGACCTGGATTCTCAGTCACCAAGTACCTGTGTGATCCCCACAAGTCACTTCTCTCACagtctcatctgtgaaataatcTGCCAGAATTCTCCACACCTGCGCCATTTCATTCAGAGTAAAATTCAACGCAGGGTACCTCCCAGTGTgagcccagcctctgctcccacctcctgcccacctgcctcctgCAGGCCCCTCTCTGCATAGCTTtctccaccccagacctccttTCTGTCTGCAatccctctgctctgctctggtATGTTACCTGTCTCAAGTCTCCAGGACAGGATGCTCCCTTCTGTGCTGTGGCATTGGCCACCCAGAAATTACGCTGCTTCTACACATCTTTGTAAACTGCTGATGCCATATAAGAACGGGGGTCTTAGTTCACTTTCACTTCCTGAGGATCCTGGCAAGACCTGACACATGGCAGGTCCTCAAAAGATATtgggtgaatggatgaatagAAGTGGGTAAATTTCCAGTGATTTCTCACCAAAAGCTCTAGGTACGTGCCCACCCCTCTGCGTGCCCTTTGATGCACGTAAGCATCTAGAGCCTTGTGAGTAGCCAGAGAGAACATTGCAGGTCAGAACCCACAAGCATCACAGGACAGCAGAGGAGCTTTCTTCTCTACTCTCAAGCAGGTCTTGGCTCCAGGTTTCCAAAAGGGGGGCTAAAGAGACTGGGATGCGGGAAAGCTGAAGTTAATAAGAAGAACTAAGGTGAGTAATAAACCTCTTCAAAGAAGCTTCTTCTCAGTTCaactgtgtttttcctttttatcaatGAAGCAAGTTGCTAGGGCAGGAAGGGCCGGGGGAGGCGATGGGAGGACTGGGAGggaagatgggtaggaggggtcgAGGGTGCTGACAGCCTGTCATCCCCATGACGTGGACAGCTGCTTTGGCTGTATTTTAAACGGAATCGCAACCCGATGTAGACACTGCATCTGGGTTTACAATTCACCCCGTGATCTGTCacttttatatacacacacagggaGTGGAGTGGTTTCCATAGAGAGGAAATATCACGGCCCACTTACGGACAATACAAGAAAAGGAGAAGGCGACCCCAGCAGAGACAGAAGTTTGAGGGGATGGTCCTGGGGCAGACTTCCCGGTCCTGAAGCTGCTACCTGTCTCACTGCACGTTTCCACTCCGGAGGGAAGTCCGGTCACGGGTAAGGTTTTGGTTGGGGACTTCTCTATGAAGGATAAATTGATTTGCCCTACATTAGGCAGGAGGTGTTGGGGACTGGATGCGGTGAGAGATGAGAGTTGCAAACGCCCCTGGGGGCACCTTGCTGAACCGCCAAGGTCTGTGCTTTAAATAAGGAGATGTCAGCCCCAAAGGGACCCCGGGGAAGTTTCTCAGGGGGGGCAAAATGACCCTTCCTTTGTTGGTAGAGAGACCTGCTTTGCAGAAGGTAATAGACTAGAGGCAGAATAGGGTcttacaaatgtatttttctgaaCATACTCCAGTTGTGAACATGAAAATCGTGTCTACAAATGGGGTGcatgggggaaggtggggggtaGAAACCTCTGGGTGTGATGTCCCACCGCCTGCCCCAGAGGGAGGATGCTCGCATTTGCTGGTTACCAAGGGCATCTCCTTTCGTTCTCTCGATGCACCCGTGAGGCAGGTAATGTCTCCTTTTTAGGATGTGGCACCTGAGAGGTTAAGTGGTTGACAGAAGGCATCTGAGGGTGGGGGAGGTTCTCAGCCCAGGTCCTCTGCCCGCAAATCCTGGAGCCCTTTCCCCCTGGCTACGCTGAGGAcactggaggaggggacaggtgTCTAATGATTAGGTGCCACCTGTGAAGAGGAGGGACCATCAAGAACATGAACACGAATGCTGCCAATGACAAGTGTTATCTGTAACATGTCAACTTTCTCCGGGCCATTCCTCCCTCTTGGAGGGAAGAGTCTTTCATTACTGAACCCTCTGCTCACTTGAGGGTGAATTGCTTGGAAGTctgcgtgtgtatgtgtgacaCATAAGCGCTTCTGTGAGTCCACAGCTCATTACTATAACACCTTTTGAAATGCTTTAAGGTCCCCTAGGTTCAGCAGTTATGttttataaagtgttttttaattcaaCATCTTACCAGTGTTTGCAGATGATCTGGGTAACATGGGAACGATCTCCACCTTCCTCGCTGCTAGAAAACGGGGCTGGCGCTGGGCAAAGCCCTGGAGTGGTGCATTTGCCTTCTGGcttcacttttttccttctagtACTGTCTCCCTTGCAGGTGCTCTGAATGTCAGGCCAGCCCAGGTCCCTCACTCCTCTCACCCCAGGGCGTGACGTGACTGTCACGGGTCTCAGAAGTATGTGTGTATCTTCAGAGAAGCACTGCTACCATAGCCGTAAAGAATAGCTGAGTTTCAGCTatccaaacaagaaaaataaagatgtagaaCTTTCCCTTTTAAATCTAACTAGGTGGGGACTGCTCGCTTTCAGAGCAGGTAGCAAGGAAATCTTAAACCTTTGTGTTGTTTCTCTAAGGGCAATAGCAAAAGAATCCAAAGAATGTAAGAGGAGAAACTTGCTTAGGAATCAGACTTTAGTGAGGAGCAATGGACTTTTCCGTTCCTTTATGCTGCAAAAGCTCAACAAAGCTAaacaaggagagagacagagagagagagagagagagagagagagagagagagagagagagagaaaggggagagcCTGGATCTCATCCTCTGACCTCACAGATGGAAATACTGGGGCCCAGAGCATTTAATAGCTGAGCAAGTTAGTGGGAGGTCAGGGCAGAGTCTGGTCCGTGAGAGGAGAGGGGGACAaagggacagagggacagagagagacaacTTCCGCACCGGTGTTAACCCTCTCTCTGTGAAttggtttttgattttttaaatcttttcaggCTTAACAAGCCCTTTGAAAGTGCTCCCAAGCTTTAAGATGCTTCCAAGGTGTAAGGCAGTGAAAGCCACCGTTCACGCTACGTTTTCCCAAAATAATTAAGGAGCTCCTCGGTAAATGATAAAGCCGAAGTCTGGTTATTGAACACAGTGTTGACAGAAAGAATAAGTCCACTCTTCCACAGTCAACACACCCCCTGTAAAATGTCCTCTGGGAATTGAGCACACAATTCTAAGGAGCTCAGAGATGGATTGGAACACTGAGAAAGCggtcctcaaagtgtggtccgtgAACCCAGAGCATCAGCCTCCCCTAGGGACGtgtcagaaatgcagattcccaggcctcGCCCCAAACCTACTGATTCAGAAACACTTGGGATGGGGGCCAGCAGCTGGTGTTTGAACAATCCGTTCTCATGATTCTGAACACTCAgaagcttgagaaccactgacttagGATGAGCTCAAGGCAAGGAGGGCCTGTGTGGGTTAGGGGAGAGCAAATGGTGtgtatacaaaaaagaaaagcaagaaacacAACACAACGAAGATACTGGTCTGCAGATTCCAATTACCTGGCgtgtctatatatctatatttatatattatattgctataacatattatttatatttatatttatattatttatataatttatagtatatatatttttccagatctttgttggaatatagttgctttacactgttgcgccagtttctgctgttataggacatttatagatatatagatgtagatagGTCACTTCTGAGATGGCTGTGTGTGCACTGAATCTTACCCTAATAGGACCGGGAGATAATTTCTATGTAAACAGTTATGAACCAACCTTCTTCATCAAGTATTTGGTTAGCCCAGGagcttttccattttcatttaactttcacTTAACCTTTATGAGGTGGTTATTATTACCCCCGATTACCCGTCGAGGAAATTGACATTCTCAGAGGTTAAGTAATCTGCCCACCACCCTCAGGCAAATAAGGACCAAGTTGGAATTTGAACCTGCCTCTGACTAATTCCGAAGTCTGTGTTGTTTTCCCTGCAAGCTATGTAGCTAGTTCAATACATTTAGATCATTTAAAGCAAGGATCAGTCATCATCAGGCTTGTGAAAATGCAGGTTGCTGGCCCCAGAGTTTTTGATTAACTAGCACAGGAGCAAGGCCCGAGAGagctttgcatttctaacaaatttccaCATGATGCTGCCGGCCCAGAGACcacacttctcttttttttttttaataaatttatttatttacttatttattttattggctgtgttgggtcttcgttgctgcacacggcctttctctagttgcggcgagtgggggctactcttcattgtggtgcccggccttctcattgcggtggcctctcttgttgcagagcacaggctctagacgcatgggcttcagtagttgcagcacatgggctcagcagttgtggctcacaggctctagagagcaggctcaatagttgtggcgcatgggcttagttgccccgcagcatgtgggatcttcctggagcaggactcgaacccgtgtcccctgcattggcaggaggattcttaatcactgcatcacctagaaagtcccagaccacactttgagaaccagtgaAGTTGACCGTGAACAAAGCGCTATTGAACTTGATCCATTTCCTCCTGAGCCCTAAGCCCCTTCTCACACCCCCTGACACTTTGGTCTTTTCTGCTACAGGGAGAGATGCTGATACGGGCCCACTtcctgctgctactgctgctccTAGGGGCCCCCAGGACAGGCCTCTCCCAAAAGTGGTGCAAAGCCGAGTCCATCTTCAACTGTCTTAACACAGCCCTGTCTGAGGTCAAGAAAAGCCAGATGGAGGATGCGCCCCTGCTGAGCAAGAGaagcttcccctccctgcccagccaaGACCCCTCCTCAGGTGAGGaccaggagaaggaggaggaggaggaagacaaggaGAAAAGGACCTTCCCTGGTTCCGGGGGTGGCAGTGGGGCCGGAAGCACCCGGTACAAATACCTGTCCCAGGCGCAGCTCCGGGGGAGGTTGTACAAGGACAAGGCCAAGAGTGACCGGCGCACCAAGTTCACTCTGTCCCTTGATGTCCCCACTAACATCATGAACATCCTCTTCAACATCGCCAAGGCCAAGAACCTGCGAGCCAAGGCAGCTGCCAACGCCCACCTGATGGCCCAGATCGGGCGGAAGAAGTAGAAGCAGAGGCCAGCAGGAGGGCAGCCCCTCTGGGACTGGAATGGaggttggggtggaggggagggttgGCCCTGTTTTCCAGGCTGCTTCATCACTCAACCCCTCTACTCTTTCCTGCTCTGGCCCAGATCCTCGACCCTCTGTCCACATACACACCAGTGCAGTATTGTCCCAGCTTCACAGAGACGAGGCTGTGTTGATATCGACACATCCATGTCTCCCCCTACATTCtgcgtctcctctctccttccccacgaTGAGAAGCAGAGGTCACGCACTCCTGCCCTCCACGCTGCTCCCTGCTGACCCCACACCCAAGAAGAGGGTGTGCAGGGTGCCCCTTCCCTCCGTACACCCACCACACCCACCCGGAAGACAAGGACACTCAGCATCCCGCCCTtagacctcttccctcccctctcacccCCATTAAAACCAATGGCTTCTTGAACCCCTGGCTGCTTTCAGTTCCTCTTCCTCAGGCGGCTGCCTTCAGGCCTCCAAGTTTGCAAAGGGGAAAGCTAGTGAGGGAGGTTACAGGGGAGAGCATTCCCAATGCTCCCATTATGGGAATGCTTCCGGAGGTCTTGAGAGAGTGAAGAGCTTGGTGGCAGGACTCTGTCAGCTGCCATTCGATCCAGACCCATCTACATGGCCTGGTCCCACCCAGGGGCACAGCGTGGGATGCACTTCCGAGGGGGCCCCTGGGTTTAGCGGGAGACATCCCCAGCTCCCATCCCCCAGAATCAAGCAGGTGTGACATTTCCATGAACAACCGAAAATTAGGAGAACGTAAAAGTAGCCGCTGGTACCCCTAAGCATGCCCAGATTCACAGCTGTCTCCTCAAGAGCTTTGGCTAGGTGAGCAAAGCCTTGAAGACAGCAGCTTCTAGTGGACTTTGATAAGTggctttaaaaagttttgttttgctttgttttgaatcCTGGTACCTATATCGCAAAAGCTCCAATCAAgagagtgattaaaaaaaaaggcacagatcACTGCAAATGCCagattttctcttgctctttttgcAAATACACCATCATATATAAGCTAAAATATATCTTAGGTGGTGAGGTTtgctggcaggggaaggggaatggCATATGTAATAGAATTCTAGAGGATTCAGCTTTCACCTGAAGCAAGAGACCGGGGCCCTGAGAAGCGAGAGAACTGTGCAAGGTCTCCTGGCTGGTAAGTGACAGTCAGAGCCCTCTGGTCACAAAGCCTCTGCATGTAGCACTCCACGCAGAGCCGACCCTTCATGGGTACAAGGGGCATAAAAACACGAGCCACGTTGTGCCTTACAGGGCTAGCACGAGCCTCAGTGAACCACGAACGCGGAAAGAGCTGGAAAAGCCTCACACAGATACCAAGACTTGGGATTATTATGTCTGCAGCAGGCGGGTCTGGTGTTTAGAATATCCTCCGAGACTTGTAGGTGATTTAAATGTGAGCAGAAGCATCTGGTTAATAAATTAGGGAGAATTTGCCAAAGCTGGACTCACGGAGAACTGTGGGAAAGCACAGGTTTCCTACAGGAGGGCTCCTGCAGAACTGTCCGAGCTCCAGTCCCCAGAATGGACCCCATCACAGTCACATCAACACATGGGAGGAGGAGATGACCACATCCAGAGATCACCACCTCTGCCATCTGCCACCCCTGAGTTCGCCTTGTGAATCCGGACTCACTCTCAATTTCACTTTGTAAAATCATTTGCAGGGGCGGGGGAGAATTGTGTTGGTTTGAGCTCCCTTGAAAAAACTGGTTTaagctctctttttaaaataaaataaggctgAAATGCCAAGGGAAACTTCTCCAAGGAGACAAGGATCTCCAAATGTTCTACCCAACAAGAAACCCCTCAAACAAATACCAACAGCCGACAATGGTGCCTGCTTCATGGcagtaaaataattttggaagctGTAACCACATAATTAGGGAAAACCTAGTGATACCCAGAATTCAATCagatatttttataattccaAGAAATGGGAGGTAGACAAGCTCAAAAGTATGTAGTATTAAACTAAAAGACATTGATACATATTAAgggccagagaaagacaaaatctaATCAAATGGTGTAGCTAGCTACCTTGGTAAGAATTACAGACGGAATTGGACTTGAAAACTGACTGCGTGATTCAAATCTAAGTATGCACTATGGgatattttgttctcttttaaatatattcttactGAGGTGTAATCAACATACACCATcatgtcagtttcaggtatacgaCACAATGATCCCACCTTGTCCTTTAATTAATGAAATTTCTGCTACGGACAGTTGCTAGGGTTCAGCATGTCCATGAGAGCCACAAAGATCCTGCCACCACCTGGTCAACATCACTCAGAAGCCTCAGCAAGCTGAGAAGGCAAAAGACAAAAAAGTTATCTTGGGAAGGTAACCCCAAGCCTATGGGATGACACGGTGTTTTCTTAAAGGGCGTGCATCTTCAGCCCCAGGAGATAGTCCGTCTCCCTCCTCCCTAAACCATCATCCCCTAGCTTGAACCTCATGTCCAAGGATTGAATCACCCCACGGTCACTGTTTTTACCAAGACCTGAGTCAGCCCCTCTCAGTTCCTGACCATTTTAGCTATTGGCTCACCAACCTCTCTGATGCCACTCCTGCCCTGATGATCGCTGATTCCGACATGCATAAGATGACCTGCCCCACATCCCGGGTCTCAGGGCAGCTTCCTGAACCCGTCCAACACCGTCTCTCAGCCACTCCAGTGCACAGCCACACCCCAGATTTCATCCTCACAGGGGGAACTGTGGGACCAGCCCCTCCTATCTCTCCAGCTTGCTCTTTCTAGGACTCCGATTCCAGTGCTCTTTCAGCCCCACTGAGACCAGCAATCCATTGATCCTGCTACCTTTTCACTGTCCCTTGCCCTCTACTTGTAACATCTCTTCATTCTTTGCCAGTTTAAATGCCAGGGTCAATATTATCATTGTTTTTTGTAGGCACCTGTCATTCTCTTGTTCCCCTTTTGCTTTGCCTAATTGATTAAACCCTGAGAAATTCAAACACTCCACCATTCTGCCCCTGCACCTTGAAGCTGAACATAgcttaacacacatacacacacacacagagattgaTCTCACTTTAAAATCCTGATGAGATGCCTCAAGAGGGCTCTATAAGCTGTTCAGCAGTTAGGTCACATCCCCCTATACCAGTCACATGCCTACTGTCCTGGACTCtcactccttttcttctctcctcaaaCCTCTAACAGACCCTCCCTATCCAGTCTCGGCTGGTGACCTTGCTTCCTGCTTCACCAAGGAAACTGGATGCTTCGGAAGCAAAATTTGGGGGTATAGCTCAGGGGTAGAGCATTTGACCACAGAAGCAAAATTTCACAATCCAACCCCACGTCTACCTACCTGGACTCATGCCCTTACCATGCTAAGTgagcctcctgcccccacccccccacccccactcctggtTGAGGACCACACTGTGCTGTGCACTAACTTCCCAACCCCTGTCTCCTACTTAAGATGTTGATCCAACAACTGGTCCTTCTTCCTCCACATCATCAACGTCACCCCATCCACTGCATGGTTCACATTGGCATAGAAACCTACATGAGAGCCTACAACCTCTTGAGCCTTCCCAGGCAGTGGCCATGCCTCTGCTCCCTTTGAAGCAGCTCTCTTGGAAGCTTCCTGTACTGACTCCTCTCTCACTCTCCAAGTCAGGCGTCCATCCCTGTCATTCCACTGAAACCGCTCACCAAGGTCCGCCAAGCCGCCCACGTTGCTGAATTCAGTGGTCAAGCCTCAGCCCTCAGGCCTTTTCATCTGTAAGCATCACTCCACCTGGTGGACCACCACCTGCCTGTGCACACACTTCTTTTGCAACCTTTCAGGACGTCATACTCTGTTTCCCTCCTTCTTCAATAACCCCTCCTTCTGAATATCCTTTGCAGGTTCTGTTTGCCAGGTATGTTCTTGCTCCAGGCCATCTGCATTAACCCCTCATCACTTCCTCCAAGTCCTTGTCAAAGGCCTCTTTCTTACTAAGCCCTTTAGTAACCACCCTCCCCTTACAATGCTCTCCTGTTTCCCTTGTGCACTATTGTAGTCACCTTTAACAGGCACTGTAACTTACCTATTTATCATGTTTAATTGTCTTTCACCCCCACCTCACTACCATATAAACCATAAGGGCAGggattgtttttgtttggggCATTCAGTGCTTATCCTCAGTGGTCAGAATAATGAGGGGCACATGACAGGCGTTCAGTAAATAATTGGAGAATGGCTTAGTTAAATAAGGATTATGAAAATTCTAGTGACAAGGAATCTTTGCATATTTAGCATTTACAGCGCAGTATGTATAATATTTGAGTATTTGACCTAAA
The window above is part of the Hippopotamus amphibius kiboko isolate mHipAmp2 chromosome 4, mHipAmp2.hap2, whole genome shotgun sequence genome. Proteins encoded here:
- the UCN3 gene encoding urocortin-3; its protein translation is MLIRAHFLLLLLLLGAPRTGLSQKWCKAESIFNCLNTALSEVKKSQMEDAPLLSKRSFPSLPSQDPSSGEDQEKEEEEEDKEKRTFPGSGGGSGAGSTRYKYLSQAQLRGRLYKDKAKSDRRTKFTLSLDVPTNIMNILFNIAKAKNLRAKAAANAHLMAQIGRKK